One Microlunatus soli genomic window carries:
- a CDS encoding serine hydrolase domain-containing protein → MHNDHQALLDRLRDRHQVPGASLGVLSLADAESSDRIDSYASGVLNVETGVPVRTDAVFQIGSISKTFTATMIMQLAEQSRLEPDQTVQSLLPWFRLPDPEAAATVTIRQLLSHSSGIDGDVFTDYGRGDDAVTRYVAGLADVGQLYRPGSMFSYCNAGFVVLGRVIEELTGTTWDTALHDQLLGPLGLTSAGTLPEQAILGNAAVGHSGGPGEPRQLIRRWQLPRSIGPAGLIHADITDLLRYARLHLRDGSVDGVELITGGSVAAMRSRQIGTPPGIQVDGWQGLGWQVDHFDGHQVFGHNGATVGQYAYLLLVPDAGLAVGLLTNGPGAGLLWAELRQALLAEHGIAAPFTVDAPPEQPHRLTGSVPAVGRFARTGEEYEVAATDSGLQVTVIPTDESPDPDDEPETMPLVPVDDHHFVGRTDDRLGWTTFSYGTFTDDQNPAGGDYLYTGTRLTPRARAD, encoded by the coding sequence GTGCACAACGATCATCAAGCACTGCTGGACCGACTCCGGGACCGGCATCAGGTGCCGGGCGCGAGCCTCGGTGTGCTCTCCCTGGCCGACGCGGAGAGCAGCGACCGGATCGACAGCTACGCCTCCGGTGTGCTCAACGTCGAGACCGGCGTCCCGGTGAGGACCGACGCCGTCTTCCAGATCGGGTCGATCTCCAAGACCTTCACCGCGACCATGATCATGCAGCTGGCTGAGCAGAGCCGCCTCGAACCGGACCAGACCGTGCAGAGTCTGCTGCCATGGTTCCGGTTGCCGGATCCGGAGGCGGCGGCCACCGTGACGATTCGCCAATTGCTCAGCCACAGCTCCGGGATCGACGGCGACGTCTTCACCGACTACGGGCGCGGCGACGATGCGGTGACCCGCTATGTCGCAGGGCTCGCCGACGTCGGCCAGCTCTATCGGCCCGGCAGCATGTTCTCCTACTGCAACGCGGGTTTCGTCGTTCTCGGACGGGTGATCGAAGAGCTCACCGGCACGACCTGGGACACCGCTCTCCATGATCAACTGCTCGGACCGCTGGGCCTGACCAGCGCGGGAACACTGCCCGAGCAGGCGATCCTCGGCAACGCCGCCGTCGGCCACTCCGGCGGCCCGGGCGAACCTCGCCAACTGATCAGACGCTGGCAGCTGCCACGATCCATCGGCCCGGCGGGCTTGATCCACGCCGACATCACCGACCTGCTGCGCTATGCCCGGCTGCACCTGCGCGACGGCAGTGTCGACGGAGTGGAGTTGATCACCGGCGGCAGCGTGGCCGCGATGCGTAGCAGGCAGATCGGTACGCCGCCGGGCATCCAGGTCGACGGCTGGCAAGGTCTGGGATGGCAGGTCGACCATTTCGACGGCCACCAGGTGTTCGGGCACAACGGTGCCACGGTCGGGCAGTACGCCTACCTGCTGCTGGTCCCCGACGCGGGCCTGGCGGTCGGTCTGCTGACCAACGGCCCCGGCGCCGGCCTGCTCTGGGCCGAGCTGCGTCAGGCCCTGTTGGCCGAGCACGGCATCGCCGCACCGTTCACCGTCGATGCCCCGCCGGAACAGCCCCATCGACTCACCGGGTCCGTGCCCGCGGTCGGACGCTTCGCCCGGACCGGCGAGGAGTACGAGGTCGCCGCCACCGACAGCGGCCTGCAGGTCACCGTGATACCCACCGACGAATCCCCGGACCCCGACGACGAACCGGAGACGATGCCGCTGGTGCCGGTCGATGATCATCACTTCGTCGGCCGGACCGACGATCGGCTCGGCTGGACCACCTTCAGCTACGGCACCTTCACCGATGATCAGAATCCGGCCGGCGGCGACTACCTCTACACCGGCACCCGGCTGACCCCGCGCGCCCGAGCGGACTGA
- a CDS encoding potassium channel family protein, producing MIMFGSGSGRRSQKDEPAHKVAVLGLGRFGSSVALELESTSVEVLGIDSRPAVINSYADQLTSTAIADTTDPEAMTQLDLPSFDRVVVGIGSDLEASILTTSVLVDLQVEHIWAKAITRQHGRILDRIGAHHVVLPEHDMGERVAHLVIGKMMDYIKFEDDFALVKTHAPESLLGKAFAETRPRSAYGITIVGLKRPGENFTYATERTVPQRGDVLIVSGTVAQVEQFANHA from the coding sequence ATGATCATGTTCGGAAGCGGTTCCGGCAGACGGAGCCAGAAGGACGAGCCGGCGCACAAGGTCGCCGTTCTCGGGCTCGGCCGGTTCGGCAGCTCGGTGGCGCTGGAGCTCGAATCGACCTCGGTCGAGGTGCTCGGCATCGACTCCCGCCCGGCGGTGATCAACTCCTACGCCGATCAACTCACCAGCACCGCGATCGCCGATACCACCGATCCGGAAGCGATGACCCAGCTCGACCTGCCGAGTTTCGACCGGGTGGTCGTCGGAATCGGCAGTGATCTGGAGGCCAGCATCCTGACCACCTCGGTGTTGGTCGACCTGCAGGTCGAACACATCTGGGCCAAGGCGATCACCCGACAGCACGGCCGGATCCTGGACCGGATCGGCGCCCACCATGTCGTACTCCCCGAACACGACATGGGCGAGCGGGTCGCCCATCTGGTGATCGGCAAGATGATGGACTACATCAAGTTCGAGGACGACTTCGCGCTGGTCAAGACCCACGCCCCGGAATCGCTACTGGGCAAGGCGTTCGCCGAAACCAGGCCACGTAGTGCGTACGGCATCACGATCGTCGGGCTGAAACGTCCGGGCGAGAACTTCACCTACGCCACCGAACGCACCGTGCCGCAACGCGGTGATGTCCTGATCGTCTCCGGCACCGTGGCTCAGGTGGAGCAGTTCGCCAATCACGCCTGA
- a CDS encoding TrkH family potassium uptake protein, with protein MTLRDRTRVSRSGRNEARNPARLIAAGFALIIAVGAVLLSLPIASAGGESTPFLTALFTAVSATCVTGLILVDTATHYSTFGQVVILALIQVGGTGVMTLATMIGVVVTRRIGLQMATTVQTENKAFGTGDVRDIVRRIAIMTVAIEAAVALVLTLGFARTPGVGPGRAVYAGVFHSVSAFNNAGFSIFSDNLMGYVGDPLICVPVMLAIILGGIGFPVLVEVQRLARGHRRRLGLHASITIGTTIVLLVVGSVGFLITEWGNPKTLGPLSLPQQVLASIFGGVVPRTAGFNSLDVAQFRPATLLLNDILMFIGGGSAGTAGGIKVTTFALLAFVVWAELRGEPTVHVRHRRLPEAVQRQALTVVLLAVGLVTVSTLVIMMISPYSMAKVLFEVISAFATVGLSAGLTPKLPVAAHCILMVLMFVGRLGPITLGTALALRDRRRRYELPEERPLVG; from the coding sequence GTGACTCTGCGCGACCGCACCCGGGTATCCCGCTCGGGCAGGAATGAGGCGCGCAATCCGGCGCGACTGATCGCGGCCGGCTTCGCGTTGATCATCGCTGTCGGTGCGGTGCTGCTGAGCCTCCCGATCGCATCGGCCGGCGGCGAGTCGACCCCGTTCCTGACCGCTCTGTTCACGGCCGTCTCGGCGACCTGCGTGACCGGACTGATCTTGGTCGACACCGCGACCCACTACAGCACCTTCGGCCAGGTCGTGATCTTGGCGCTGATCCAGGTCGGCGGCACCGGAGTGATGACACTGGCCACGATGATCGGTGTCGTCGTGACCCGCCGGATCGGGTTGCAGATGGCCACCACCGTGCAGACCGAGAACAAGGCCTTCGGGACTGGTGACGTCCGCGACATCGTGCGCCGGATCGCGATCATGACGGTCGCCATCGAGGCGGCGGTCGCCCTGGTGCTGACCCTGGGCTTCGCCCGAACGCCGGGGGTCGGTCCGGGCCGGGCCGTCTACGCCGGTGTCTTCCACTCGGTGTCGGCGTTCAACAACGCCGGCTTCTCGATCTTCTCCGACAATCTGATGGGCTACGTCGGTGACCCCCTGATCTGCGTCCCGGTGATGCTCGCGATCATCCTCGGCGGGATCGGATTCCCCGTTCTGGTGGAGGTCCAGCGCCTGGCCCGTGGGCATCGGCGACGACTGGGACTGCACGCCTCGATCACGATCGGGACCACGATCGTCCTGCTGGTCGTCGGCAGCGTCGGATTCCTGATCACCGAATGGGGCAACCCGAAGACCCTCGGCCCGCTGTCGCTGCCACAGCAGGTGCTGGCTTCGATCTTCGGTGGTGTGGTGCCCCGGACGGCGGGCTTCAACAGCCTCGACGTCGCGCAGTTCCGCCCGGCGACACTGCTGCTCAACGACATCCTGATGTTCATCGGCGGCGGCAGTGCCGGCACCGCCGGCGGTATCAAGGTGACCACCTTTGCGCTGCTGGCCTTCGTCGTGTGGGCCGAGCTGCGCGGCGAGCCGACGGTGCACGTCCGCCATCGCCGACTGCCGGAGGCTGTCCAACGGCAGGCGTTGACAGTGGTCCTGCTCGCGGTCGGACTGGTGACCGTGTCGACGTTGGTGATCATGATGATCAGCCCGTACTCGATGGCCAAGGTGCTGTTCGAGGTGATCTCGGCCTTCGCTACCGTCGGCCTGTCGGCAGGGCTGACTCCGAAGCTGCCCGTCGCCGCCCATTGCATCCTGATGGTGTTGATGTTCGTCGGACGACTCGGCCCGATCACGCTCGGCACAGCGCTCGCGCTGCGGGATCGACGCCGCCGCTACGAATTGCCCGAGGAACGCCCGCTGGTCGGTTGA
- a CDS encoding LysR substrate-binding domain-containing protein, with translation MLDTNRLRVFRAVIAEGSVARAATNLGYTPSAVSQQVSTLQRETGLSLIERSGRGIVATATGRLLAAEADAVLERLARLESLTADLRAGRVGSLTVSHFASAGSTWIPPIVATLSREFPGLRLDLRLTELHQGSAEEPDVEIFVEGANSTPLTGYDIRPLLTEPYLAVLPVGHRLADRQQIALAELAEESWVDNDVARGSCRQILLDACAAAGFSPGFQIETQDYPTAVAFVAAGAGITVLPRLGLGTPPAGVRVVALEDPTPTRSILVRSRQSLRNNPAVRRLLGLLDTRVSASS, from the coding sequence ATGTTGGACACCAACCGATTGCGCGTCTTCCGCGCAGTGATCGCCGAAGGCTCGGTCGCCCGGGCGGCCACCAACCTCGGCTACACCCCGTCGGCAGTCAGTCAGCAGGTCAGCACCCTGCAGCGTGAGACCGGGCTGTCGCTGATCGAACGCAGCGGCCGCGGCATCGTCGCCACCGCCACCGGCCGACTGCTGGCCGCCGAGGCCGATGCCGTTTTGGAACGGCTGGCCCGACTCGAATCGCTGACCGCCGACCTCCGCGCCGGCCGAGTCGGCTCGTTGACCGTCTCGCACTTCGCCTCCGCCGGCAGCACCTGGATCCCGCCGATCGTCGCGACCCTGTCCCGCGAGTTCCCCGGCCTGCGGCTGGACCTGCGCCTGACCGAGTTGCATCAGGGCTCGGCGGAGGAACCGGACGTCGAGATCTTCGTCGAAGGCGCCAATTCCACCCCGCTGACCGGCTACGACATCCGGCCGCTGCTCACCGAGCCCTATCTGGCGGTACTTCCGGTCGGGCATCGGCTGGCCGACCGGCAGCAGATCGCGCTGGCCGAGCTCGCCGAGGAGAGCTGGGTCGACAACGACGTGGCCCGCGGCAGCTGCCGGCAGATCCTGCTCGACGCCTGTGCCGCGGCCGGCTTCAGCCCCGGCTTCCAGATCGAGACCCAGGACTACCCGACGGCGGTGGCGTTCGTCGCCGCCGGCGCAGGGATCACCGTGCTGCCCCGGCTGGGGTTGGGTACGCCGCCGGCCGGCGTCCGGGTCGTCGCGCTGGAGGATCCGACACCGACGCGGTCGATCCTGGTCCGCAGCCGCCAGAGCCTGCGCAACAACCCCGCCGTACGCCGACTGCTCGGCCTGCTCGACACCCGGGTGTCGGCGTCGTCATGA
- a CDS encoding DMT family transporter: MSAIKVVPDRSTPTSAPASAGLAMISTMLLWASAFVVIRWVAPYLSPGPLALVRLAFGTATLSVLFVVRRRRVPTGRSLVLAVAYGVAWFAGYTVLLNWAEHHLDAGTAAMLVNVAPILIALLAGLFLGEGLPRPLFLGMGIALGGVVLIGFATGGGDNDLLGLVLGLASALLYTAGMLIQKIVLRSVDALALTWTGCTAGLLATLPFVGQTVQQIATAPISATIGAAFLGVGPTAIGFSLWAYAQTRIPTGQLAAGSLIIPAIALVMSAIVLHELPPVAAIIGGALCLTGVAISRVRRSPRIRPTPPDLR, from the coding sequence GTGAGCGCAATCAAGGTGGTGCCGGATCGGTCGACCCCGACCTCGGCGCCTGCATCGGCCGGGCTGGCGATGATCTCCACGATGCTGTTGTGGGCGTCGGCCTTCGTCGTCATCCGATGGGTGGCGCCGTACCTGTCGCCGGGCCCGCTGGCACTGGTCCGGTTGGCGTTCGGGACGGCGACGCTGTCGGTACTGTTCGTGGTCCGCCGCCGACGCGTCCCGACCGGTCGGTCGCTGGTGTTGGCGGTCGCGTACGGCGTGGCCTGGTTCGCCGGCTACACCGTGTTGCTGAACTGGGCCGAACACCACCTCGACGCCGGCACCGCCGCGATGCTGGTCAACGTCGCCCCGATCCTGATCGCCCTGCTGGCCGGGCTGTTCCTCGGTGAGGGCCTGCCCCGGCCGCTGTTCCTGGGGATGGGGATCGCCCTCGGCGGTGTGGTGCTGATCGGCTTTGCGACCGGTGGCGGCGACAACGACCTCCTCGGGCTGGTCCTCGGGCTCGCCTCGGCGTTGCTCTACACCGCGGGAATGTTGATCCAGAAGATCGTGCTGCGCTCGGTCGACGCCCTGGCCCTGACCTGGACCGGCTGCACCGCCGGCCTGCTGGCCACCCTGCCGTTCGTCGGCCAGACCGTGCAGCAGATCGCGACCGCCCCGATCAGCGCGACCATCGGCGCCGCCTTCCTCGGTGTCGGCCCGACCGCGATCGGCTTCTCGCTGTGGGCCTACGCCCAGACCCGGATCCCGACCGGCCAACTCGCGGCCGGTTCCTTGATCATTCCGGCGATCGCCCTGGTGATGTCGGCGATCGTGCTGCACGAACTGCCCCCGGTCGCCGCGATCATCGGCGGCGCGCTCTGCCTGACCGGCGTCGCGATCAGCCGGGTGCGTCGGTCACCGAGGATCCGCCCCACACCGCCCGACCTGCGGTGA
- a CDS encoding LysR family transcriptional regulator has translation MAWATGEPPAIVWLVSFVAVVEHGTFTAAAQSLNRAQPRVSAHIAALERQLGSALLVRRPRRVELTSAGAAYLPHARAVLRELRGGTDAVSALTSTVQGRVAVGGYPGVMAVVIAPLVRRFGGLYPGVAIELREADPAGLEALVAAGEIDLAVRTVDVPQRHHNVPSTPLFAERIQLIVTDDHPLARAGVADPAALAGRTVIVSGDPLSGWSDYRERLDRIGVEPRQVITVSEPTTVVALVREGLGIGLLGALAAKVTVSDDTTAVDLPEPLWLRQISVYRLATNEPTPAAAAFLELLTEEGPVLTAGRAVWGGSSVTDAPG, from the coding sequence ATGGCGTGGGCAACTGGCGAACCGCCGGCCATCGTTTGGCTGGTGTCCTTTGTGGCTGTGGTCGAGCACGGGACGTTCACCGCAGCCGCTCAATCCTTGAATCGAGCCCAGCCTCGGGTCAGCGCTCACATTGCTGCCCTGGAACGGCAGTTGGGTTCGGCATTGCTGGTGCGCCGACCGCGGCGGGTCGAACTGACCAGCGCCGGTGCCGCCTACCTGCCCCATGCCCGTGCCGTCCTGCGTGAGCTCCGGGGCGGGACCGATGCGGTCTCGGCGCTGACCTCGACGGTCCAGGGCAGGGTGGCGGTCGGCGGTTATCCGGGCGTGATGGCGGTGGTGATCGCCCCGCTGGTTCGGCGGTTCGGTGGCCTTTATCCCGGTGTGGCGATCGAGCTCCGGGAGGCCGATCCGGCCGGGCTGGAAGCGTTGGTCGCCGCCGGGGAGATCGATCTGGCCGTGCGCACGGTGGACGTTCCGCAACGCCATCACAACGTGCCGTCGACCCCACTCTTCGCCGAACGGATCCAACTGATCGTCACCGACGATCATCCGCTGGCCCGGGCCGGGGTCGCCGATCCGGCGGCCCTGGCGGGCCGAACGGTGATCGTCAGCGGCGACCCGCTCAGCGGTTGGTCGGACTACCGGGAGCGATTGGATCGGATCGGGGTGGAGCCCCGGCAGGTGATCACGGTTTCCGAGCCGACGACCGTGGTCGCGTTGGTCCGGGAAGGGCTCGGCATCGGTCTGCTGGGTGCCTTGGCGGCGAAGGTGACGGTGTCGGACGACACGACAGCGGTGGATCTGCCGGAGCCGCTGTGGCTGCGGCAGATCAGCGTCTACCGGCTCGCCACCAACGAGCCGACTCCGGCAGCCGCAGCCTTCCTCGAGTTGCTGACCGAGGAAGGTCCGGTGCTCACCGCAGGTCGGGCGGTGTGGGGCGGATCCTCGGTGACCGACGCACCCGGCTGA
- a CDS encoding MFS transporter produces the protein MTTTSPTTFDSGPLTRGQRRIALTAVGGYFVDGYDLLVLGGALLAIKPELGLSAGQVGMLTAAAFVGMAVGSPISGPLTDRFGRKPIFFTAMVLFVVGSALTLAVPSLAPLIALRFVIGLAIGADMPPSAALIAEFIPSQRRGTFTGLGGVAWMLGGVLAIGVTLAIYTAFGNEDHWRWVLATGAIPALVLLFLRHKTPESPHWLESRGRHQDAVAAWQYAQGSEPDTAPGHRPVSAAAPTPLRALFRRPFGWLMLCICVFWGFNNLYGSAILLYQPTLITRIVTPKTYTALLFTGATLLIAGVVGTIVCLYLIESLGRRFVALGCLTLLIIACLLIYFGIGVAALVLVAFGAAIAVINGGTSIAFYAWAPELFPTAIRGRAVGLANMIGKAGSVLGTLALPTLYESVGNTIFMIIAVAAAINLAVVFLLAPETKGRSLDDLARGVTRFGHRR, from the coding sequence ATGACGACGACGTCCCCAACAACGTTCGATTCCGGCCCACTGACCCGCGGCCAACGTCGGATCGCGCTCACTGCCGTCGGCGGCTACTTCGTCGACGGCTACGACCTGCTGGTACTCGGCGGCGCACTGCTGGCGATCAAGCCCGAGCTCGGGCTTTCGGCAGGTCAGGTCGGGATGCTGACCGCAGCGGCGTTCGTCGGGATGGCGGTCGGCTCACCGATCTCCGGCCCGCTGACCGACCGCTTCGGACGCAAGCCGATCTTCTTCACCGCCATGGTGCTGTTCGTGGTCGGGTCGGCGCTCACCCTCGCGGTGCCGTCGCTGGCACCGCTGATCGCGCTCCGCTTCGTGATCGGACTGGCGATCGGGGCCGACATGCCGCCGTCGGCGGCGCTGATCGCCGAGTTCATTCCGAGTCAACGGCGTGGCACGTTCACCGGCCTGGGCGGGGTGGCCTGGATGCTGGGCGGCGTGCTGGCGATCGGGGTCACCTTGGCGATCTACACCGCCTTCGGTAACGAGGACCATTGGCGCTGGGTGCTGGCGACCGGTGCGATTCCGGCACTGGTGCTGCTGTTCCTGCGCCACAAGACCCCAGAGTCGCCGCATTGGCTGGAATCCCGCGGCCGACACCAGGACGCGGTCGCGGCCTGGCAGTACGCCCAGGGCAGCGAGCCCGACACTGCGCCCGGTCACCGACCGGTCTCGGCAGCGGCACCGACCCCGCTGCGGGCGCTGTTCCGTCGACCGTTCGGCTGGCTGATGCTCTGCATCTGCGTCTTCTGGGGCTTCAACAACCTGTACGGGTCGGCGATCCTGCTCTACCAGCCGACCTTGATCACCCGGATCGTCACGCCGAAGACCTACACCGCACTGTTGTTCACCGGTGCCACCTTGTTGATCGCCGGCGTCGTCGGAACCATCGTCTGCCTCTACCTGATCGAAAGCCTGGGTCGTCGGTTCGTCGCGCTCGGCTGCCTGACGTTGTTGATCATCGCCTGCCTGCTGATCTATTTCGGGATCGGGGTCGCGGCTCTGGTTCTGGTCGCATTCGGCGCTGCGATTGCGGTGATCAACGGCGGAACGTCGATCGCCTTCTACGCCTGGGCGCCGGAACTCTTCCCGACCGCGATCCGTGGCCGCGCCGTCGGCCTGGCGAACATGATCGGCAAGGCCGGCAGCGTGCTGGGCACCCTGGCGTTGCCCACGCTGTACGAGTCGGTGGGTAACACCATCTTCATGATCATCGCCGTCGCCGCAGCCATCAATCTTGCTGTCGTGTTCCTGCTGGCACCCGAGACCAAGGGCCGCAGCCTCGACGACCTGGCCCGCGGCGTCACTCGATTCGGCCACCGTCGCTGA
- a CDS encoding arylsulfatase — translation MTEHPIAPISTVGTTYRDSEPWWPEPQRPAEGSPDVIVVLLDDVGFGSLGCFGSEISTPTMDALAADGLSYTNFHVTPLCSPTRASLLTGRNHHAVGMSMLSNADSGYPGKRGMVSHRAAMLQEVLRDQGYNTAAFGKWHLTPMDQTSSAGPYDQWPLGRGFEQHYGFLEGLTDHFFPELVQDNHRIDPPRTPEDGYHLTDDLVDHLIDYVSDHRSIAPDKPYFAYLALGAAHCPHQSPASYLERVRGRYDDGWDEIRRRRLERQIELGIVPPNTELAPRNDGVQAWDELSPDEQRLMARLQEAFAAMLEHTDDQLARLIAHLEQLGVRDNTMIILMSDNGASQEGGPVGNTNTIAYENGDQIDIADALEQLDDIGTWRCHSNYPWGWAQAGNTPLKRYKQNVHAGGVRAPLIISWPDRLREVAGQRRDQFHDVIDIAPTVLEIAGVTMPEEYRGVPQLPVHGTSLQYTFTEPQAPTRHPTQYFEMYGHRAIVHDGWKAVAYHERHSSYDDDRWELYDLDNDFSECHDLAGERPEKLAELIGRWWSEAERYGVFPLDDRNFAERAAKYHSAASPRRRRHFLFHRGVGRIPAGVTPLIYDRSYRIDVSVTLAADDHGVLIAQGDVNGGYALWVDGDQLHYEYNHQGTRRYVAGGSLTAGEHRLSLDFSKSGELSGTADLLVDDVRVGSLELPSTARYMLGWQGLTIGRDALSPVSLRYPREFPFTGNLHTVEIALADDGEETAHEPID, via the coding sequence TTGACCGAGCACCCGATCGCGCCCATCTCCACCGTGGGAACCACCTACCGCGACAGTGAACCCTGGTGGCCCGAACCGCAGCGGCCCGCCGAGGGGTCACCCGATGTCATCGTGGTGCTGCTCGACGACGTCGGTTTCGGCAGCCTCGGCTGCTTCGGCTCCGAGATCTCGACTCCCACGATGGATGCGCTGGCGGCTGACGGACTCAGCTACACCAACTTCCACGTCACTCCGCTGTGTTCGCCGACCCGGGCCAGCCTGCTGACCGGTCGCAATCACCACGCTGTCGGGATGTCGATGCTGTCCAACGCCGACAGCGGCTACCCGGGCAAGCGCGGCATGGTGTCGCACCGGGCCGCGATGCTGCAGGAGGTGCTCCGCGACCAGGGCTACAACACCGCGGCCTTCGGCAAGTGGCACCTGACGCCGATGGATCAGACCTCCAGTGCCGGACCCTACGATCAGTGGCCGCTGGGCCGTGGCTTTGAACAGCACTACGGGTTTCTGGAAGGACTGACCGATCACTTCTTCCCCGAGCTGGTCCAGGACAACCACCGGATCGATCCGCCCCGGACACCCGAGGACGGCTATCACCTGACCGATGATCTCGTCGATCATCTGATCGACTACGTCTCCGATCACCGGTCGATCGCTCCGGACAAGCCCTACTTCGCCTACCTGGCGCTGGGTGCCGCGCACTGTCCGCACCAGTCCCCCGCCTCGTACCTGGAACGGGTTCGAGGCCGGTACGACGACGGTTGGGACGAGATCCGGCGGCGACGGCTGGAGCGGCAGATCGAGCTGGGCATCGTACCGCCGAACACGGAGTTGGCTCCGCGCAACGATGGCGTGCAGGCCTGGGACGAGCTGTCGCCGGACGAACAACGGCTGATGGCTCGGCTGCAGGAGGCGTTCGCTGCGATGCTGGAGCACACCGATGATCAACTGGCGCGGCTGATCGCCCATCTCGAGCAGCTCGGCGTCCGGGACAACACGATGATCATCCTGATGTCGGACAACGGCGCCAGCCAGGAGGGTGGACCGGTCGGCAACACCAACACCATCGCGTACGAGAACGGCGATCAGATCGACATCGCCGACGCCCTCGAGCAGCTCGACGACATCGGCACCTGGCGTTGTCACAGCAACTATCCCTGGGGTTGGGCACAGGCCGGGAACACCCCGCTCAAGCGCTACAAGCAGAACGTGCACGCCGGTGGTGTCCGGGCACCCTTGATCATCTCCTGGCCGGACCGGCTGCGGGAGGTCGCCGGCCAACGCCGCGATCAGTTCCACGATGTGATCGACATCGCGCCGACCGTGTTGGAGATCGCCGGTGTCACGATGCCGGAGGAGTACCGGGGTGTGCCGCAGCTGCCGGTGCACGGGACCTCGCTGCAATACACCTTCACCGAGCCACAGGCACCGACCCGGCACCCCACCCAGTATTTCGAGATGTACGGACACCGGGCGATCGTGCACGACGGCTGGAAGGCGGTCGCCTACCACGAACGGCACAGCAGCTACGACGACGACCGCTGGGAGCTGTACGACCTGGACAACGACTTCTCCGAGTGCCACGACCTGGCCGGGGAACGCCCGGAGAAGCTGGCCGAGCTGATCGGGCGTTGGTGGTCCGAGGCGGAGCGCTACGGCGTCTTCCCGCTGGACGACCGCAACTTCGCCGAACGGGCGGCGAAGTATCACAGCGCCGCCTCACCCCGGCGCCGTCGGCACTTCCTGTTCCACCGCGGCGTCGGACGGATCCCGGCCGGCGTCACACCGCTGATCTACGACCGCTCCTATCGGATCGATGTCTCGGTCACCCTGGCCGCCGATGATCATGGTGTGTTGATCGCTCAGGGCGATGTGAACGGCGGTTATGCGCTCTGGGTGGACGGCGACCAGTTGCACTACGAGTACAACCATCAGGGCACCCGGCGGTATGTCGCCGGCGGTTCCCTGACGGCCGGCGAGCACCGGCTGTCGTTGGACTTCAGCAAGTCCGGAGAGCTGTCCGGCACGGCCGACCTGTTGGTCGACGACGTGAGGGTCGGGTCGCTCGAGCTGCCGAGCACCGCCCGGTACATGCTCGGTTGGCAGGGCCTGACGATCGGTCGTGACGCACTGTCACCGGTCAGTCTTCGTTATCCGCGCGAGTTCCCCTTCACCGGCAACCTGCACACCGTCGAGATCGCCCTCGCCGACGACGGCGAGGAAACCGCCCACGAACCCATCGACTGA
- a CDS encoding SDR family NAD(P)-dependent oxidoreductase codes for MVTALITGGTSGIGASFARQLAEQNYDLVLVARDKARLDETAEELHTRYGVTVDTLPADLGQQADLHRVAERLADPDRPIEVLINNAGFGVHSRLLDPDTGRHDVAIDVMIKAVLVLSNAAGRAMRERGSGGILNVSSTAGFVTMGNYSAIKAWVTSYTEALANELHGTGVRVTALCPGWVRTEFHQRAGINASSIPAPLWLDAEPLVRQALADFEAGKVISLPSLRYKILIGLARHLPRGAIRAVSRMMSSSRHDS; via the coding sequence ATGGTTACAGCCTTGATCACCGGCGGCACCTCCGGCATCGGTGCGTCGTTCGCGCGCCAGCTCGCCGAACAGAACTACGACCTGGTGCTGGTGGCCCGGGACAAGGCCCGACTGGACGAGACCGCCGAAGAGCTGCACACCCGCTACGGCGTCACGGTCGACACCCTGCCGGCCGACCTCGGCCAGCAGGCCGACCTGCACCGGGTCGCCGAACGGCTGGCCGACCCGGACCGTCCGATCGAGGTGTTGATCAACAACGCCGGGTTCGGCGTCCATTCCCGGCTGCTCGATCCGGACACCGGCCGGCACGACGTTGCGATCGATGTGATGATCAAGGCCGTCCTGGTGTTGTCGAACGCAGCCGGCCGGGCGATGCGGGAACGCGGCTCCGGCGGCATCTTGAACGTGTCCAGCACCGCCGGCTTCGTCACGATGGGCAACTACTCCGCGATCAAGGCGTGGGTGACGTCCTACACCGAGGCGCTGGCCAACGAGTTGCACGGCACCGGTGTCCGGGTCACCGCACTCTGCCCGGGCTGGGTGCGGACCGAGTTCCATCAGCGGGCCGGGATCAACGCCTCCTCCATCCCGGCACCGCTCTGGTTGGACGCCGAGCCACTGGTCCGGCAGGCACTGGCCGATTTCGAAGCCGGCAAGGTGATCTCGTTGCCGAGTCTGCGCTACAAGATCCTGATCGGACTGGCCCGGCACCTGCCCCGCGGCGCGATCCGCGCCGTCTCCCGGATGATGTCGTCCAGCCGGCATGATTCCTGA